ATTCACAACTAGCGGCAACAGCAAACCCCGGCGGCAAGACCTGCTGCGCACCCTGCGGGAAGGCCTCAAAGGGACGGCCATGCCTTCCTTCGCCCTGCTGGCGGAGGCGGACCGGGACCTGCTGGCGAGTTACGTCACCTACTTGGCGATCCGAGGGCAGGTGGAGTTCGAGGCGCTCGTGGCCGTGGGTCAGGGTTCCGTACCGGAGATCGGACCGTGGCTGGCCCAGCAGGCCGAAGTGGTGCTGCGGCAGTGGCAAGCCGCCGAAGAAGCTCCCCCGGTGCCTTCCCCTCCCGACGACGGCCCGCCCGGCTCCCCCCGCTATCAGGAGGCGGTGCAACGAGGCTTCGCCTTGTTCACCGCCGGAGGTGAAAACTCCTGCCAGAGCTGCCACGGGAACTTTGGCCGCCGCCCGCAGTTGCGTTATGAAGTTTGGGGAACCACGGCACGCCCGGCGAACCTGACGGAGCGCCCGCTCAAGAGCCAGCCACAGGCCGAGGATTTGTACGCCCGCATCCGTTGGGGCATCCCCGCCGTGGGAATGCCGGCGCACCCGGAATACAGCGAGCGGCAGGTGTGGGATTTGGTCCGCCTGGTGCAGTCGCTGCCATTCCCGCGGGAGCTGCCGCCCCCGGTGCGCGCCGCCGTCTACCCAGAAAGTGGAGAGCTGCCATGAACCGCCTGGCATCCTCGCCAAGCGATCCCAGCGATTCCGTCCCAAGCTTGCCTAGCCTCCTGCGCGTCTGGGCCTGGCTGACCGTGGGGGCGACCTGCTGCCTATTGGCCCTGGGGCAACTCGTGACCAGCTTCCAGGCGGGCATGGCAGATCCCATCTGGCCCACCGAGCCGTGGTACCTGCTCCTGATCGACTGGCAAGAACCGAGTCCGGGTTATCTGATCGAGCACAGCCACCGGATCGCTGGCTTTCTAGTCGGCGGGCTGACAGCGGTCTTAGCTTTGGGGCTGTGGTGGACGCAGCCGCAGCGGTTCCTGCGTGGGGTGGGATTGGCGGCCCTGCTGCTGTTGCTGGCGGCCTACGGGCAGTTTCATGGCGCCTTAATGGCCCAACGGCATGTCACTCCGGAAGCGGTGCAGTGGCCGCGCTCAGCCACCGTGGGGTTATTGTTCGCCGGACTGCTGAGCCTTGCTTTGGGTCTGTGGGACGTGGGGCGCAGTCCGAGGGGTGCCGCCGTGCGCCTCTTGGGAATCCTGGCACTGATGGCCGTGATGATCCAGGGACTGCTCGGCGGTTTCCGTGTGCTCTGGGATGCCCTGGCCGGGACCAACCTAGCGGCGATTCACGGCGTGTTCGCCCAATGCGTCCTGGGTCTTCTTGTGAGCGTAGCTTTGCTGGCCGGTGCTGTCCCCGCGCAGCGCCTGCCTTCGGGGAGCCTGGCCTTTTTCCGCCGCAGCGCCGTCCTGCTCGCCGTGCTGGTGTTTGTGCAGATCGCCCTGGGAGCATGGCTGCGGCATCACGTGAACCCTCTGGCCCAGCGGCTGCACGTGCTCACGGCGTTTGCGGTGCTGGGCGGCTGGGTCTGGCTGGGGACACGGCTGCGGGCTGTGCGGGAAGCCTGGAGCGGGGTAAAGTATCTGGTGATCGGCGCGGGTTTGGTGCTGGCGGTTCAGGTGTATCTGGGTGTGGAAGCCTGGCTGGTGCGTTATGGCGCGGGCGTTCCGCCGGAATTGGCGCCCATCACTCTGGCCAGTGCTGCCTGGCGAACCGGCCATGCTTTGGTGGGCAGCCTGCTGTGGGTTTTGAGTTTGGCCCTGGCCCTGCACTGGGTCCGGGGTATGACCACCGTCCCCGCGGGAATCGGAACCCGGCGGGTTAGCCCCGAAGGAATGGCTTCTCCGGAATCTCTGGAATCCCGTTCCTCGCCAGAAGGAGCATCGCGTCCATCGCCGGAGTTGCGCCGGTCTTTGAGCGTGGCCGTCCCGGCAGCAGGGGAAGAAGAATGAGACAACACAGTTGGGCCATCGAAGCTGAGGCGATGGTGATGAGCCTGGGCGGCAGCGCGGGAGCGAGCGTCGCCGGAGTGCGCCGCTGGGCGGACCTGTTGGCACTGACCAAGCCACGGATCACGCTCTTGGCCTTGTTCACGGTGGCAGCGGGATATGTGCTCGGAGCGGGAGCGACGGAGGTGCGCCTGGCCGGACTAGTTCACGTGCTCATGGGCGCGGGATTGGTGGCGGCAGCGGGCGGCGTGTTCAACCAGTTGTGGGAACGGCGCTACGACGGCTCCATGCCGCGCACACGGGACCGCCCCCTGCCGGCAGGCCGGATTTCGCCAGAGTTTGCCGCCGCTTACGGGGCCGCTCTTCTGGGCATTGGTCTGGCCTGGCTCTGGTCCACAACTACCCCCGCCGCTGTGGCAGCCGCGTCGGCCACCTTCGCCCTCTATGTCTTCGTCTACACGCCGCTCAAGCGGAAGACGGTCTGGAACACCGCGGTCGGAGCTGTGCCGGGCGCCCTGCCGCCGGTCATCGGCTGGTGCGCGAGCCGTGGTGCGGAGGGACTGCTCGCGGCTGCCGGCCTCTTCGCCATTCTCTTCCTCTGGCAGATTCCGCACTTCATGGCCATCGCCTGGCGCTATCGACGCGAATATGCCGCCGCCGGCTTCCGCATGCTGCCCAATGACGACGCCCAGGGGAAGAAAACCGCCGCCGTTTCCCTGCTCTGCTGCCTGCTGCTGCTAATCGTCGGCGGGAGCACCGCCTGGTACCTGGGCAGCCGCTTGGCCTGCGCGGGAGCGATTGCTGCGGGGTTGCTCTTCCTCTACCCCGCGCTCCGCTTCGCCCACCAGCGCAACGACGCCACCGCCCGCCAATTGCTCCGCGGCTCGCTCCTGTACGTCCCCCTGGTCTATGGCCTGCTCGTCTTCGATGCCTGTTGGTAGTCCCCCGATGTCTGGAAATGCGCCGATGCCCAGTCGTTCGCCGAAAACGACCACTTCCGCTTGTCTCCCTCTCTCCTCAGCCTGCCCCTTGCGGACATCTCCCGCTGGAGCTGGCGTCAGGGTTCCCGTGCTCCTACCCGTTGTGGGGCAAGTTGTGAACCGCTGCGGGAGAGTGCAAAGGGGCCGCGTACCGATCCTAATCCTGGCCAGCCTGCTGCTGCTCCTCGCGGGATTAGGAGGATGCCGTCCCCTTCCGAGTGGAACCAATCCCCCGGCGGAGACGGAGGACCTGCCGGACCCCCAATGGCCGGTTGGACCCTTCGCCCTCACAGAACGGAGCGGACGCACTGTCACCGATCAGGACCTGCGCGGTCACGTCTGGATTGCTTCGTTCATCTTCACCCGTTGCACTGGTCCCTGCCCGTCTGTGGCTTCCACTGTCGCCCGGCTGCAACACGAACTGCGGGACCTGCCCAACGTCCGCTTCGTCACCTTCACTGTAGATCCGAAACGGGACGACCTGCGCGCCCTCAACGAATATGCCCAAGCCCGCGGGGCCGACCCCCAGCGCTGGCTCTTCCTCACCGGTGAAGAAGAAACCATCCACCGCATCATTCGGGAACAGTTCAAACAAGCCGTGGGACGCAATGAAGGGCCAAACGTGCCTCCGGGCGAGGAGTTTATCCATTCGTCCAAATTGGTGCTGGTCGATGCCCAAGGGCGCATCCGCGGCTGGTGCGACGGCTTACCCCACGAACAATTCCCCGAACGCTTTGAAAGCGATCTGGCCCGCTTCCTCCGCCGCGTCCGCCAATTGGCTGCCGCTCCTGCCCCCTGATCTGGGCCGGCACACAAGGGGCGAGAAGGAAAGATGCGATGGATGGCGGGAAGGATAGCAGCGGGAAGTCTTAGAGGGAACCGAACGGAGGAAGTAGGGGCAGGAAAATCCCTTTCACAGGGTTGAGTCATTCCGCTATGATACAATTCTAAGGTGCGCAGATCTCACAGGTGCGCCGATCGGAGCCACAGCAGGGTGGCGGGCTTCATCCCGCGGGGAGGCGTTATGCCCGGCAGTTTCAAGGTCACTTGCCCCAGTTGCGAGAACCTGGTACTAGTCACCAATCAGAAAAGCGGGGCCAAGGTCGAATGTCCCAAGTGCAAGTATCGCTTCAAGGCGGAGCCGCCCACGGAGGGGGATTCCGCCGAGGGTGAAGAAAAATCTCCGGCGAAATCCAAGGAGAAGAAAGGGGGCAAGGAGGGGGCATCCAAGGGCAAGAAGAAGGCTGCCAGCGCGGGGAGCAACAAGACGAAACTGGTCGCCATCGCCGCGGGAGTCGGCGGAGTGCTGGTGCTGGTGGTCGTCGGCGTGCTCCTCTTCGGCGGTGGCAGCTCGAATTCCTCCGGAACGCCTAAAGGTGGCAGCGGATATGCCGGAATCACCCCGGTCCCACCACCGGGTGGCGGCAACACTGGTCCGGGTGACTCCACGACTCCCAGCGATAATGGCGATCCGAACCAGAAGAAGGACGACCCAACCAAGCCGGTCCGCCCCAAATCCACCGCTCCTTCCAGCGACAAGAATGACCAGGCTGCGACCAATCTGCTGCCGAATGACACCGTAGCCGTTTATCGCTTCGCTCTCGATCGGCTCCGCACCACGGCACCGGTCAGTGCGCTCTTCGATCGTTCCACGAGCCGGTTGTTCCAAGATTCCTTCGGTTTTGAGCCGGAGCGGGTCGCCACTTATTACCACGCCTACGTCGGTGCTCAGCGGCTGCCCTTCGGCATCTTGCGCTTGGCGGAACCAGAAGCAATCCCCACCTTGGCCCAGGGCATCAAGGGCCTGGAGGAACAGGTGGTGATCCAGGGCCGGCCACTCTTCGCAGTGCGGTCCAATCCCTTCATGCTAGCGTCGGCGAATACGCTCTCCTTCCGCTCCCTGTTCGGCCCGCTCTTCGACAAGATGCCGCCCTTGGCCAATCTGCCAGCGAACCGCCGCTGGGGAGTATGCCTGTACGATACCCAACACATTCTGCTCGGCGATCACGAACTGCTGGCCCGCTATTTGAGCGAGTTGACACCCCGCGGCCTGCCGAAGTTCCGCAGCGAAGTGGCCGAAAATCCTATGTACCAAACGATCGACCCCCAGTTGAAGCGACTGCTCAAGGCCCTGGGAGCCGAGGACGCTACCCCGCCTTTGGTGCTCTACGCGGAACAGACTGTCGGTACCGCCTTTAGCCCCCTGGAACTGAAAGGCCCCTATCAGGC
This window of the Thermogemmata fonticola genome carries:
- a CDS encoding c-type cytochrome, producing the protein MMEVPARSGQARGTTSVSACPGSRNTGAGQRQFRRSGRLTPLALALVILLSGCQSSSEETDYAFPSRTDALVLRLPSQAPDQPTQPGQWEAELAALAAKGGQVLSPLQIPADQRAAIDAGLRELFGTPSRPHLVSQQAAVLERLGLSEERLRQGGQLYRRHRCLQCHNLTGDGRGPAGQWVIPYPRDFRQGVFKFTTSGNSKPRRQDLLRTLREGLKGTAMPSFALLAEADRDLLASYVTYLAIRGQVEFEALVAVGQGSVPEIGPWLAQQAEVVLRQWQAAEEAPPVPSPPDDGPPGSPRYQEAVQRGFALFTAGGENSCQSCHGNFGRRPQLRYEVWGTTARPANLTERPLKSQPQAEDLYARIRWGIPAVGMPAHPEYSERQVWDLVRLVQSLPFPRELPPPVRAAVYPESGELP
- a CDS encoding COX15/CtaA family protein, producing the protein MNRLASSPSDPSDSVPSLPSLLRVWAWLTVGATCCLLALGQLVTSFQAGMADPIWPTEPWYLLLIDWQEPSPGYLIEHSHRIAGFLVGGLTAVLALGLWWTQPQRFLRGVGLAALLLLLAAYGQFHGALMAQRHVTPEAVQWPRSATVGLLFAGLLSLALGLWDVGRSPRGAAVRLLGILALMAVMIQGLLGGFRVLWDALAGTNLAAIHGVFAQCVLGLLVSVALLAGAVPAQRLPSGSLAFFRRSAVLLAVLVFVQIALGAWLRHHVNPLAQRLHVLTAFAVLGGWVWLGTRLRAVREAWSGVKYLVIGAGLVLAVQVYLGVEAWLVRYGAGVPPELAPITLASAAWRTGHALVGSLLWVLSLALALHWVRGMTTVPAGIGTRRVSPEGMASPESLESRSSPEGASRPSPELRRSLSVAVPAAGEEE
- the cyoE gene encoding heme o synthase; amino-acid sequence: MRQHSWAIEAEAMVMSLGGSAGASVAGVRRWADLLALTKPRITLLALFTVAAGYVLGAGATEVRLAGLVHVLMGAGLVAAAGGVFNQLWERRYDGSMPRTRDRPLPAGRISPEFAAAYGAALLGIGLAWLWSTTTPAAVAAASATFALYVFVYTPLKRKTVWNTAVGAVPGALPPVIGWCASRGAEGLLAAAGLFAILFLWQIPHFMAIAWRYRREYAAAGFRMLPNDDAQGKKTAAVSLLCCLLLLIVGGSTAWYLGSRLACAGAIAAGLLFLYPALRFAHQRNDATARQLLRGSLLYVPLVYGLLVFDACW
- a CDS encoding SCO family protein → MQRGRVPILILASLLLLLAGLGGCRPLPSGTNPPAETEDLPDPQWPVGPFALTERSGRTVTDQDLRGHVWIASFIFTRCTGPCPSVASTVARLQHELRDLPNVRFVTFTVDPKRDDLRALNEYAQARGADPQRWLFLTGEEETIHRIIREQFKQAVGRNEGPNVPPGEEFIHSSKLVLVDAQGRIRGWCDGLPHEQFPERFESDLARFLRRVRQLAAAPAP